A genomic region of Oncorhynchus mykiss isolate Arlee chromosome 2, USDA_OmykA_1.1, whole genome shotgun sequence contains the following coding sequences:
- the LOC110498617 gene encoding cyclic nucleotide-gated cation channel beta-1 isoform X5 encodes MEIAVRAWPSQSSILSGDDGLKERPASSASQASYMVNERLQELVKMFKERTERAKEKLIDPDHSDDDSPTASPARAPTPPPAPPEEPKEEEIEEQQPKPRLCCKVMPPRWIRALLHYRFPASIDPFTNLVYVLWLFFVTLAWNWNMWLIPVRWAFPYQTPSNIYLFLLTDYLCDLIYILDILVFQPRLQFVRSGDIVFDKKDMRVNYMKTFRFKMDVISLVPLELFYFKTGINPLLRFPRLLKIMSFFEFNDRLEGILTKAYVYRVIRTTTYLLYCLHCNACLYYWGSAYEGLGSTQWVYDGQGNSYIRCYYFAVKTLITIGGLPDPTTLFEIIFQLINYFVGVFAFSIMIGQMRDVVGAATAGQTYYRACMDNTVKYMASYRIPKDVQNRVKTWYNYTWQSQGMLDEQELLVQLPDKMRLDIAVDVNYDIVSKVSLFQGCDRQMIFDMLKRLRSVVYLPGDYVCKKGEVGREMYIIKAGEVQVVGGPDGKTVFVTLRAGSVFGEISLLAVGGGNRRTANVVAHGFANLFILDKKDLNEILVHYPESQKLLRKKARKMLTKDKKPQKEPAQVIPPRTVTPKLFKAALDVAHQKTGLKGTLSKIKEKINKSSVSLQPSMSSSLPPLSPVSPVSSLDPERKADATSPTLDSSTLLCPVSHCHGDETLSKEQGHVEGEVAAESGKKKEKRKA; translated from the exons atggAGATCGCAGTGAGGGCATGGCCTAGCCAGTCCAGCATCCTCAGTGGAGACGATGG GCTAAAGGAGCGCCCTGCGTCTTCCGCTAGCCAGGCCAGCTACATGGTGAACGAGCGCCTACAGGAGCTGGTCAAGATGTTTAAGGAGAGGACAGAAAGGGCCAAAGAGAAACTCATAGATCCAGATCACTCTGATGATGACAGTCCAACTGCCT CCCCTGCGAGAGCTCCAACACCACCTCCTGCGCCTCCAGAGGAGCCgaaggaggaggagatagaggagcagCAACCCAAGCCTAGATTATGCTGCAAGGTGATGCCTCCTCGCTGGATCAGAGCTCTGCTGCACTACCGCTTCCCCGCTAGCATCGACCCCTTCACCA atctggtCTATGTGCTGTGGCTGTTTTTCGTCACCTTGGCGTGGAACTGGAACATGTGGCTTATCCCGGTGCGCTGGGCCTTCCCCTACCAGACCCCCAGTAACATCTACCTGTTTCTACTCACTGACTATCTGTGTGACCTCATCTACATCCTGGACATCCTGGTCTTCCAGCCCCGCCTGCAGTTTGTCCGCAGTGGAGACATAGTG TTTGACAAAAAGGACATGAGAGTGAATTACATGAAAACCTTCCGGTTCAAG ATGGATGTCATCAGTCTTGTTCCACTGGAGTTGTTCTATTTTAAAACTGGGATCAACCCACTCCTCCGCTTCCCACGACTACTAAAG ATAATGTCTTTCTTTGAGTTCAACGACCGTCTTGAGGGCATCCTTACCAAAGCCTACGTTTACAG AGTGATCCGGACCACCACCTACCTGCTGTACTGCCTGCACTGTAATGCCTGTCTGTACTACTGGGGCTCTGCGTATGAAGGTCTGGGCTCCACGCAGTGGGTCTATGACGGACAGGGCAACAG TTACATCCGCTGCTACTACTTTGCTGTGAAGACCCTGATCACCATTGGTGGACTGCCAGACCCCACAACGCTCTTTGAAATCATCTTTCAGCTCATAAACTACTTTGTTGGAGTGTTTGCCTTTTCCATCATGATTGGACAG ATGAGAGATGTGGTTGGTGCAGCCACAGCAGGACAGACGTACTACAGAGCATGCATGGACAACACTGTCAAATACATGGCCTCCTACCGTATCCCTAAAGACGTGCAGAACCGGGTTAAAACCTGGTACAACTACACCTGGCAGTCCCAGGGCATGCTGG ATGAACAGGAGCTTCTGGTTCAGCTCCCAGACAAGATGAGGCTGGACATCGCTGTGGATGTCAACTATGACATTGTCAGTAAAGTGTCTCTCTTCCAG GGTTGCGATAGACAGATGATCTTTGACATGCTGAAGAGACTGAGGTCTGTTGTTTACCTCCCAGGGGACTATGTCTGCAAAAAG GGTGAAGTTGGGCGGGAAATGTACATCATCAAAGCCGGAGAGGTGCAGGTGGTGGGCGGGCCAGATGGGAAGACTGTGTTTGTCACACTGAGGGCGGGATCAGTGTTTGGGGAAATCAG CTTGCTAGCAGTTGGTGGAGGGAACAGGAGAACAGCAAACGTGGTGGCTCATGGCTTCGCCAACCTGTTCATCCTGGACAAGAAGGACCTCAATGAGATTCTAGTGCATTACCCCGAGTCCCAGAAGCTGCTCCGCAAGAAGGCCAG GAAGATGCTCACGAAAGATAAGAAGCCTCAGAAGGAGCCGGCCCAGGTGATCCCTCCTCGAACAGTCACGCCCAAGCTATTCAAAGCTGCTCTGGATGTGGCGCATCAGAAAACAGGGCTCAAAGGGACCCTCTCCAAGATTAAGGAGAAGATCAACAAATCCAGCGTTTCTCTACAG CCCTCCATgtcctcctccctgcctcccttgtccccagtctctccagtctccagtctGGACCCAGAGCGCAAGGCTGACGCCACGTCACCAACCTTAGACAGCTCCACGCTGCTCTGCCCCGTCTCCCATTGTCACGGAGATGAGACACTCTCCAAGGAGCAGGGCCATGTGGAGGGAGAAGTTGCAGCAGAGAGTGGGAagaagaaagaaaagagaaaggCATGA